In Euphorbia lathyris chromosome 2, ddEupLath1.1, whole genome shotgun sequence, the sequence acgTATAACCTATCAAGTTGatgtgtcaaaatatcaccataTATAAGAAGGATAATGGTTTTATCAAATTTCCTTTTAAATTGATTAAAATTTCATTAATTAGTATAGTTAAAGAGTCTTATCATTTTGAATGGATGAACAATTTATtaagcctttgtttgggagtttggaggttaacgGATGTGAGAGTTAAAAGATGTAATGGAAATGGAATGGAAGTAATGGAAAGgaaattaaccttgtttggaagtttataggatgtaaataaattcgtttgagagtttaaatatggaggggaaagaaagttaaatttactctgcagaacaataaattttaaaaatctttACTTTACTCCCATTAACTCCCAGTTTAGAGGTTAGAGGAAATAAACCTTTAACCTCGTTAACATTTATTTACTCTCAAAAAAAATAACTCATAAATAAAGTTAACTTTATGCTTAACTTTCCATTACTTCCATTAACCTCTTTCAAACTGGGTATATGGGCCATGCTGGATTTAATAACTCGTACTAATCCACCAACTCTACTCGGTAAGTCAGTACGCCTAAAATAGCTTGAAGAATTTAGGTCGACCGAAGTCGCCGAACCATTTCAATAATCCATCTTCACAGGCTGTTCCTAATTTCGTCTTTAACTTCTGTGCAATCTCTCTCTTCGTTCTTCTCACTCAACATTCCTCCGTGATATGGCGGATCCCTATTGGAGATACAGCGACgcccagcagcagcagcagcaacagCTTCAGCAGCAGCCTCCGCATCCGCATCAGCCTCAGCCTCCGCATCAGCAGCAGCTGCAGCAGCAGCATGGAATCCCTACTATCGTCGGGAAACGCCCTCGTTCCGACTATGGTAAATGATTTTATTCACCAGTCGAGTTTCTTCCGGTTTCATGCTTTATTAAACTTGATTCTCtgtaaaattagggtttttatTGTAGTTCTTTTAAATTTGCAATTCTATTACTTGCTTTCTCCATGAAGAATGGTCTTTTCCCCTCCAATTTCCCGATTGTGATATTGAGCGTTGTTGGTATCTAGAGATGGGATATCTTCTGTTCTGTATTTTGTGGAGGTGTTTCGTACTTCTGATCTTTTATGCGTGATTGAATTGTTTAATGCTGATTTATTCATGTACAGATTTTGATGCTGCACTCCAACTTCTGCTCAATGTTCTTCTGTATAACTGTTCGAATTATTATCATATCTAAATGACTATCCAGACAATCTTCTGCTTTTAATTGCTTGAATTATTACAAAACTTCTCGTCTCTCTAATCTAATGGATGAGATATAAAAGCATAGGGCTGTCTTATTTGTGTATGTTTGTGAGAGAAGATATCTTAGCGATCAATGTTACAGTTAACAGCATTCCGTTAACTGTGACCTTATTTGTGTTTAGAGATATATGTTATTTGTTCTTGTACTTGTTAATGGCATGATCTGCTGAGGACCGGTATGTGGTTTTTATCTTAGACCACGTGTTTGATAGTTGATCGTTGGTCGTTTCTTTTGTCTGCTACTGTCATATCCAACAATATTTATTCCTCTCTCCCTGATTCCGGTATTCTTGGTTCTGCTTTAAGTGCTACATTTGTTAATGTACAATGATGTAGGATTTACGtcagtattttttttaatggtcttttcttctttttacaAATGTTCAATGTTGATTATTTCCATTTTGAATGCATGATGAAAGGTGCTACTCGAGTTGTAGTTTTGTCTCCTGTAATACAGTTAAAGCTATATATCTACTTTTGCTTaaagtttttgtttgttttcatAAAGGGCAGGCACAAGCATTGCCTTTTTTCCTAGCGTTTTCTGTAGGACATCTTTTGAGCACCTCACTAAGAAGCATGGGAAGTTTATTTTATTGCTAAAGGAAGGTGTAAGATTAATGGAAAGGTCTTCATTTGCAGCTTCTAATACATATGCAGTGGCTCATATTCATAATTCactttgtattttctttttttggaCATTTACAGTGTTGGTTGTtttataacttttattttccTCTTATGCTTAATATgtggggcattatgatgtgctAGTGCGATTTACTCTTAAAGTTATGCACTTCAGTTTATTCTTCTAGCTGAACATTGGTCACCTTAATATCTTAATTTGTTGAAGTAATTCTACATTTTTGTAGATATTCCCACTAGCCATGAGCTCCACAACTATTATACCCGTGATGATGATAGAGGAGCTGTTCATCCAGTTAGAGATTCCGATTCCATTGGAGCATCATACGATCGTTACCTGCGAGGCGGGGTGATTAGTTCTTGATATCATTTTTGCACCTCGATTCCAACTTTTTCATGATCTGCATGATTATTTAGTGGAACTAAATTTGAATGTTACATTTCAGGCAATTGCATCATATGGTGGAGGACAGCCAGCTAGACCAATAGGTGGAATGCCTAGTCGTCCTGTTGATGAACTACGGGTTGTGAGTATGAGGAACTTGGACCCAGGTTTTACTGTGAAAGAAAGGATGGGGGTAGGAAGGGGAAGACCAGAGGCTCCCCTTCCTCCCGATGCATCTAGTACATTGTTTATTGAGGGATTGCCTTCTGATTGTACACGACGGGAGGTAGCACGTATCCTTTTGTTGGCTTCCATGAGTCATCATACTATTTTTTTTCcctttctcttctctttttgCTCCTTTACTCATATCCACAGATATTTTTCGCCCTTTTGTTGGCTACAAAGAAGTGAGACTTGTGAGCAAGGAGTCGAGAAGAGTAAGTTTGTTTCTGTTTCTGCTTCTTGTTCTTTTTGTTATTGTATGTAATGTCAAAGTTAAGGACGTTGATTGATTAAACATGGCAGCCTGGGGGTGAACCACTGATTCTCTGTTTTGTTGATTTTCTGACTCCTGCCCATGCTGCTACCGCCATGGATGCCTTACAAGGTGAGCTTgactcttcttctttctttttaccCTCGTTCTGTAGGTATCTTCGTCTTGCATATAAATCAAATTATCAATTCACTGGTTGTCTAAgctatattttcttttcttatatCTATTACTTTTCTGCATTGGGTGAAGAGGAATGTCAGGACTGTTTTAGAGTTGCTCTGGTTGTTTTGATTATTACAAATACGCTGAATTCTGTTAAGCCTTTTTACGCCTTTGGTGATACGAGATGGTGATGCGATTCAGTTCTTAACTTACCATGCTTGTGTGAGGTGAAATTTCATAACAAGTTATAGCGGACTACAAGTTAAGCAACTTGTAAAAGAGGACACTGTTGGtggattttattatttattttattattttttctttcgatGGAATTTAGGATTGGCCTTatctctctttttattttagcCTACTGAAAAGGAACAACTACTCGAAGCCGGTTATGGATGATAAATTATTTGAGGTATATCTGCTCCAATCCGTTTAATTGGATCTGGACAAACCTACTTGATATCTTTCTAATCTCACTTGCGCGAGCTTGACCTTTTTAAAGTTGCCTCCTGCCCTCCTCCTGTTGAGCCACAAGCTTACACAGAAATATGATTTCTTTGTTCAACGCGTGAGGTAGAGACAAAAGCCTGCTGGTGGTCCAACTGTTGGAGCCATATAGGGTATCTATTCCTTTTCTCTTTTGGCGTTGCCCTCAGTTATTCAGGTATAACTGTTGTTTGCGAGTTAGTGCGTTCGGAACTGATCAACATATATGATATACATCGAGTGTGTACTTGCGATAAATGGTTTTAACGATCTAATATGCTCTATCTTCTCCCAAATTGGCCGCTCAAAAAGCATTGTCAGTCGTGTAGTGTAAATAGTCGAGCTCGATTTTGCAGGTTATAAATTCGATGAGCACGACCGTGATTCGATCCATTTAAGGTTGCAATTTGCTCGCTACCCTGGTGCGAGGTCAGGTGGCGGGCATCGCGGAAAACGTTAGATAATGCGGCTGTGCAGGTGATTAATACTCTCCTTTATCCACTCAACGTCTTATTATTCATTGGCCATTAGGTGCTAAGAAAAGCTTTATTGTAAAGCAACGAATCAGGCTAAATCATGGAGCGACCCTTCTCTGTAGGATGCGAGCAGCGAGGTTATGATAATGAGGGGCAATACAACAGCCTTGCAGTTACAGGAATTACAGAAAAATCGTAATGGTGCCATTATTAGGATGAAGTTATCTTGTGTTTTATGATAATTATTAAGCGATTAATCGACTCAGATAGAGTGCGCTTTTATATGGAagtttatttgttttgaattACTTAACAGTCTCGGTATGACTCTGGAAATAATTCTGATGGGTTTATTTTCTAGCCAACCATAATGGTAATATCTGCATGTTTTGAGAGATACTGATGGATTTATTTCTAGCAAAGCATATCCATGACTGTACATGTGCAACATGTACAATGCGGTAAGTACACTTGATAAACATCGGTGGCTGTGCTAGTGTGATAAATTGATATTCGTTACTTTACTTCAGTCTGATTGGAAAGTAATACATATTTTGGGTTTAATACGAAACATAGGTAGAATATCTAGTTTGACCTTTTTATTCAATTAGCATGACTTTTTTAGATATTTTTAGTGTGTATTATATTTTAACTGAAGGTTTACCAAAAACTTCATTGGATTTTTTAAGATCTTGTTCAATTCTAAGATTTGGGTATAAAATAGAGCAGTTGGGTCCTCGAGCATctattagtatatatattttcatctACGTGGGGCGTTGATCCAGTCCAATCTTTGTGATTTCCAGAACTAGGAAAGTATACCCCTCGACGTTTGTTGGCCTTTGTTGTTGGAGCTTTGATGCTTTCTTCAAATATTAATTACTGCTATATTTTCTTGAACTTGAAAGTATGCGAAGGTCATGAACATGGTTTCTGCAGAATGCAGTATTTGTGCAAGGTCTTGTCTCATCTCGTGTTTAGAACTTGATAAGCATTGTGGACGATCCAAGACCAGTCTCTGTATTATTCTAGTCAACAAATGCTCGTAAGATCTATTCGATTTAGAAGTAGGATGATCCTTCCTTCACTGACACACTGGTATGTAAATTCTGTTTCATAGCATTTTCTGTCATAGACAGCACCTCAAGCTGTAGCTATTTCTGTCTGTGGACCGGCCAACTATTTTAACATGATTACTAACCATATATAGAGTCATAAGTCATAAGCCGAGCGGCTACTATCTGTTGCTATTGGTGAaattctttgatttatttaatgATCGAAGTAAGTATTGAGATATTTTATCTATTAATTTAATAACTATTGAGTTGCTGATTAAATAGAATTGTACTCGTATTGTGCCCATTCTGATTTGTAGAGTTGTTATGCTGTAGGATGGGATTTTTTAAGGCGTTTGATGAGCTCCTTGTTGAGCTGATCAAGCCTTTTTCTTATATGTTAccctaaaatatattatatctgcaaatttataatattttatgcTTAAATTTTGATTCGATGCTAGTCATGAGTAGAGGTGTAAACGTGTTGAGCTGAGTCCGAACCTAGGTAGGATCGGTATTGActcgttaatatctcgagcCGAGCGCGATCGAGTTTTAACCAATTTTATCATACatgtatataataaaaaaagcctttaaaatattttaacaaaaacaACATGACATGGTTGAGATTTAAGAATAATAGATGatgtttgttgttggaaaacACAAACTCGcaaaacaatttaaaaaaatgaaatatatatatataaagctaatgcatttttttttatcataaccTGATTTTGTGCTAAAAGCTGTAATGATCAaagtttttataatttatcctATTCGCTAGCTTCCGAGATGAATTAGTGCTTGAGTCGACCTTGAACTCGAGTCAAGTCTTATTGAATCGAGTTTTGATCGAGCTCCGAGCTTGGATAATTTGCGAACTACTTATGACTTTGGTTCTATCTTTCGAGCTATCGATTCCTCCAATAATGACATGCTCTCCTCTCTTCAAACTGTTTTGTAACTCAGCTTGCAAATCGATCAAATCAATGAGCCATAATCACCTTTAAGCACTCATAATTTGAGTCGAATCCATAACAATCTCATGAAAGCATTTACCAAGTGaatataatttactaatttCAAATGTTAAAGGGTTGACTGACTTGTtgcaaaaaggaaaaaaaaaagg encodes:
- the LOC136219574 gene encoding RNA-binding protein 1-like isoform X2, with translation MADPYWRYSDAQQQQQQQLQQQPPHPHQPQPPHQQQLQQQHGIPTIVGKRPRSDYDIPTSHELHNYYTRDDDRGAVHPVRDSDSIGASYDRYLRGGAIASYGGGQPARPIGGMPSRPVDELRVVSMRNLDPGFTVKERMGVGRGRPEAPLPPDASSTLFIEGLPSDCTRREVAHIFRPFVGYKEVRLVSKESRRPGGEPLILCFVDFLTPAHAATAMDALQEECQDCFRVALVVLIITNTLNSVKPFYAFGDTRW
- the LOC136219574 gene encoding RNA-binding protein 1-like isoform X3, giving the protein MADPYWRYSDAQQQQQQQLQQQPPHPHQPQPPHQQQLQQQHGIPTIVGKRPRSDYDIPTSHELHNYYTRDDDRGAVHPVRDSDSIGASYDRYLRGGAIASYGGGQPARPIGGMPSRPVDELRVVSMRNLDPGFTVKERMGVGRGRPEAPLPPDASSTLFIEGLPSDCTRREVAHIFRPFVGYKEVRLVSKESRRPGGEPLILCFVDFLTPAHAATAMDALQASRWYNLNFACQNKECQNKE
- the LOC136219574 gene encoding RNA-binding protein 1-like isoform X1, whose amino-acid sequence is MADPYWRYSDAQQQQQQQLQQQPPHPHQPQPPHQQQLQQQHGIPTIVGKRPRSDYDIPTSHELHNYYTRDDDRGAVHPVRDSDSIGASYDRYLRGGAIASYGGGQPARPIGGMPSRPVDELRVVSMRNLDPGFTVKERMGVGRGRPEAPLPPDASSTLFIEGLPSDCTRREVAHIFRPFVGYKEVRLVSKESRRPGGEPLILCFVDFLTPAHAATAMDALQGYKFDEHDRDSIHLRLQFARYPGARSGGGHRGKR